The following are encoded in a window of Palaemon carinicauda isolate YSFRI2023 chromosome 31, ASM3689809v2, whole genome shotgun sequence genomic DNA:
- the LOC137624858 gene encoding protein suex-1-like codes for MKFVHLCLIVMVGLAFVGLSMAMPDPYALADPEADPHRRYGGFGGGFHRPGGFGGGFHRPGGFGGGFHRPHGYHG; via the exons ATGAAATTT GTTCATCTCTGTCTCATCGTGATGGTCGGCTTGGCCTTCGTAGGCCTATCGATGGCCATGCCCGATCCCTATGCTCTGGCGGACCCAGAGGCTGATCCTCATCGTCGTTAT GGTGGCTTCGGAGGTGGATTCCATAGGCCTGGTGGCTTTGGAGGAGGATTCCATAGGCCTGGTGGCTTTGGAGGAGGATTCCATCGGCCACATGGTTACCATGGTTAG